The Populus alba chromosome 13, ASM523922v2, whole genome shotgun sequence genome contains the following window.
CTCTACTCGTGCTTCTGAAATGGGTTCTCGACATTAGTAATCGATCTATGATCACCCTTTTTATGATCCCTAGGCTCTTCACCTCCATCAACTGATGGATTAATTTTGCAATATATACATGAATGTCTTTTATCACCAATTCTTGAACATCTCTTTTCAATTATGTAATTTGTCTATGTCTTCTATTACTAGTTTTTGAATGTCTCTTTCTTGAGAGGGAACCTCTTCATCCTCACCTACATGAGTGCATCATGTTTTGATACCTCTTATTCCAACACACAACAAGCAAATAACAAATGGGATATTAAAGCTTTGATACTAACTAATGTAAATAGAAACACAAACAAGAAGACAACAAGTTTGAATTGAAGCCTATCAAGGTTGTTACACAAAAACctaatttagaattttatttttagaaatgaaATTTTGTTATATTCTACTGAAATACAAGCTAAAACAAACCTATTTATACTAGTCATGGGTTTACCTAGAAGAGAAACAAATCTCAATCAATAATTATTAAGTTGTTTTAAGGTTcctaaactagaaagaaaaaaaacaaatagcaatcccaatatttgattttataaactaagtagaataaaaaataataaaacatcataaagaaaaatattttcctaaactatatagataataataataactaagaaaaatatttttttaaaaataataatctggcataacacacacacacacacgattACATAAATCTTTTAGGTTTAAGCATATTCTATAATTATTAGTTGTATTATGATCTTAATCTCATATATATCATCTTAGATGATACTAGTTTATATGCTTgtgataaaaatttttttaatcataatttttttttaggtcttagaaatttttttggCATTGTTATAAAACCCAAAATATAAtcgttttgaattctttttataaagataatttttttttattattattaacatatatcttgtttatgttatCCAACACAATGTTTTTAACTAGAAGcattatttctatttaaaaatatattttatgattgttaaagCAAGTtaacataaattttgaaaataatatgtgTCCATAGTTTGTATGATTGAAAGctatttaaacattttaataataaaaaacgatttcaatgaaattatcaaaaagaatttattattagtattattatttttagatcagatacataataataaaaaaatattaaaattcaaataaaaaaaaaataatatttaaaaaccatgtcaaaattaaatattaagtgaatctagtaaattttttttggagtgtcaaaaaattacaaagaaaaaaaggaaaataaataagataacaaACGGCCAAGCCTAGAGCTTGGTCCACACGTGCATAACAGGCCAGACTTATATGTTTGGCCTtgcttgaatttctttttatctagagtgttgctacccaatttttgacctatattttgataaatttttcaaaaaaaataaaaaaataaaaaacaataataagggtttacatgtggcgataacCTAGAGCATCATGGCTAAtattaaggaagcaatatgtcaaggagGTAATTactaaatcataaataatttggtttgatttgtgttgattatgaaaaataatcactataatataaaaattatagatatatgatttgatttgtactggttatggaaaataattattgcaatataaaataccatagatatatgatttgattcatgctggttatagaaaataatcaatgcaatataaaataccatatatatgggatttgttagtgctggttatagaagataatctctgcaataattattgcaatatttccttGAATAGCACACatagagattttctatataagtgaaCCTCTAGTcataataaagaaagaataagaGAGAATTTGGAGGAGAGCAATttgaagacaaaaaaattagggcatccacaaaaccctaaacccatctcTTTTAAGCCAACCGACTGCACACCCtcctttggaaaaaaaaaaaaaaagccaccgCCCAAGGAAGCcctcttccttctcctttcAGTCGACAAAGCTCCCCTGCATTCTCTTTTCCCTGCCGCCAACCAAACAAACCAAGAGCTAACCTCCAAACCACAACAGCCACGTATTGTCCCCACACACGTCGCCTCCAGCCGTTGCCTCGCAGGTTAGTCTTTCAAACTTTGAGAATATATTCACATGGTTTCTTGTCATTAATTGCGATTAACTGtaatgcttgtttttttttttttacaaaaaaatataaaaaaaatgtttttgtgtgttgcatacggccaataccctaacatgttttttttaatgtcttaacaaatatttgaacttttaaaaatgtgttttcgcatgggtttcttaaacacaacaaaaaaattattttcttgcatttctggattttacaacatgtttgtaaaactccaaagggtattggccaatattccaaaaaatacaaaaatcttattttggggggaatttatttattattcaccgttaatgtttggataaagaaatctcaaagggatgaatatccaaaatattattgggaataacttgttattattcactgttaatatttggataaagaaaccctaagtggtaaatatccaaaataattttctaagaataataagtcatcaaacatcattgaaaaaagccttgattataatcgagggcatttcaattttactccacagtttacgagccgtgagagtatgaaacactaagataaaaataggcttttaaagcgccttgaatttccttagatttctaaatttttttgtccctcctccttgtgATTTACAAGTcgcaaaactcttgaaatactaagggaaaaatgagctttcaaagcacatggaatctccttggatttctatcctaataaatttagtttgaatcaaacttaGGAAAATTAATGGGATTACAAAACATAAACACCGTAGCAATTATAAAGAAAACCAAACACTAAGCAACTTACCTTAgatagggcgtattaggggtgctaatatcttccctttatgcaaccagtcccttgccttagaatctctgaaagaccagttagggttcctagtgaccataatactaggtggcgactccaaagaaataatacaaagcaaaaaacaaaaaaaaattgccatcAGACGTCGCGCggattttgacgtgcgacaaaGGGGATGGACAACATGTCACCTgccctttatttaaaaaaaaaaatgtttatcacaattaagaaaatagatGCACTGTCCTATATTAGATACTGCAACTTGCACCCACCCCACACACACCTCAATCAAGTGAGCCTCGATgcagattttttattaaacaatatatatatatatatatataaaggttttTCACTATTTATATAAGCAATTAAGCATCATAAGAAACCCTAGTTCTTTTAGAGAGTTTAGGTAATTAGCATTTCTTTCTTGTATTAttaattcaagtaaaaaaaatttttttaaaataaactttgcataaaaaatataaatatggtaataaaaaatattaggtaataaaattttaaattaaggttTCTGTATGACCCTTTTTTGGTAGAATTATGTGTTTTTGTACTTGTTGTCTTTCTTATGTTGCTTCATTTGCATCAATTGGTGTCGGAGCCTAACGATCCCAAATTATTTCATTTGCATCAGTTAAATAAACTTGTTGTCTTCTTTTAGAGAGTGTGTTGCAATCTcatgttaatttatttgttttgtgttataAAATAACCATGGATGGAAGAAGTCACAAATTAGAACATGTTAAGGTAAAAAGGGATGAGGAGGTTCCCTCTTGGAAAAGTTTAATCCAAGAGCTGGTGATAGAAGACATGTGAAGATAAATATGATTATAGATAGATATGGTGATATAAGATATACAAAGATAAATTGCAAAATTAATCTATtagtcgatggagatgaagagcTTAAGGGATCATGAAAAGATTGATCATAGATCTATAACTGGTTTTGAAAACCCGTTTCAAAAGCATAAGCAGAAGAGGTTGCTTCTTTATCAATATGAGTATCATGTATAATTTGGTAATCTCATTTATAATGAAATAGATGTGGATTGATATTCTCCATCAATTtatgatgtttattttaatgataGTTAGATTGgtgataatattataaataatgacaATAATAGTAGTGATAATATCATTGAtggtgtttttattaataagataTAGGTGAGTGCAAAGAAAATATGGAAAGTgctcaacaaaataaatttgttgatttaaactatattgatcttttttattcttacaatGTTATGCTATCACAAATGTAGATGTGTTAAAGGGTTATATGAACACAACATATATTGATGAAGCAATTTTGAGGTTTACAATTTATTACTTTATAAgccaatgaaaaagaaataatatatcaattgttgttttttacatGAATTTTAAGATGAAGGGACTGGAGTTCATATCTAACATTATTATATActtgaagagaagaaagaaaaggagttgaagagTTTTTATTGGACATCCATGAGATCTAGGCAATTTGAACTTGATGATGACTTCTTTTTTACCTGGAAAGACTGAAGCATGagattctttttttctaatttttagtcTCATATGATTGTACATAATTTTTCATCCGATTATTAAATCGCTGTGCTAAAATTTAACTAGGAAAATCTAGAggtcttgttttttatatggttaaaatttcataataataGGAGTTTGTTAAGGCCTTCCAATATTACCTATAAATTACtagtcaataattttttttttcctagttgatttaggattctttttttatttggatcagaactctattattatttcttttatcttgatttaatattttctagcCTAGTTTGTTACGAATTTTAttacttttggttttatttttaggtttttcttaTTGGTTTAGGTAAGTTTGTAGGTTTATTTAAAGAGTTATAAATCTTCTAAAGAGATAGATtatctaaatagaaaatattaagtaataattttttttattaaggtttctATGTGATTCCTTTTACATCTAAATTTTGTGTTATTGTGCTTGTTGTCTTTCTTATATTGCTTTTGTTTGCATCAATTAGTGTCAAAGCTTAACCGTCCCAGGTTATTACTTGTTGTGTGCTGCAATcccatattattttgtttgcttTGTGCAACTAAATAACTAAACTGGAAGAGATCACGAAGCCAAATGTGTTCATGTAGAAAGGGATGAGGAGGTTCCACCTTATTAGAGAAACATTCAAGAGCTAGTGAAAGACATGCAGAGAAAAATAGCAAAATTAACCCATTAGTTGGCGGAGATGAGGAGCTCGTGGAATTATGAGAAAAGTGATCACGAATCCATAACCACTtttgaaaacacattttaaaatcatgagtAAAGAATGCGGCTTTTTAATCAAGATGAATATTGTGTTGATTTTAATGATCTCATTTATAGCGAGATGGATGTGGAATGGTATTCTCTATTAATTTATGATGTTCATTTTAATGATGATTATGTTGATAATGacattataaataatgatattGATGATAGTGATAATATCATTAAAGGTATCCTTATTAATAAGATGGAGGttgaatgcaaaaaaaaaaaaaacatggaaagtACACAACAAAAGTTTGatgattcttttgattttaaggtTAATGTTATCACAAAAATAGATGTGTTAAAGGTTATATGGAAACAACATATGTTAATGAAAAAAGTTTGAGGTTTGCAATTTATTACTCAAGaagccaatgaaaaaaaatatatgctagatgttattttttatacagattttaaaattaaaggactTACGTTGATgtctaaaattattatatacttaaatagaagggaaaagaaaaggttgaagaGTATTTATTGGACATTCATGAGATTTAGGCAATTTAAACTTGAGGACAAGTTATTTGCAATCTATAGAGACTAATGGaggagattaatttttttcctagtGCATAGTCTTATGCTATTGAACATAGTTTATTATTCAACCATTGAATTGGATAgaaattttacaagaaaattCTAGGACTCTATTTTCTATAGGATTAAAATTTCATAGAAATTGATGTTTAGAAAGACCTTTCAATAATGCCTAGAAATACTGGTCAATGTTTTACaatatttgttgtatttttctagttgatttaagatttcttttcttatttggaATGTAActcttttatgattttcaatAATGCCTAGATATTACTAGTCAATGTTTGAAtagacttttaaaaataaaatatttaataataaaattttaaattagaatttttttatgattttttttaacaaaattttgtaTTCTTATACttacaacattttttttgtgttgcttTCGTCTTCATGACATATCTAccaattaaatttactcgtttTGAGTGATGGAAGTGCCAAAGTCTTATATACACTTAGCACATTATATAGCATATATAGAAAATGTGGACTGGTTATTAGTATTGTTTTCGACATTCCAATTATTTTGCTCGTTTGTATTACGAGTTTCAACCATTTCCCACACGCTCTCTCTATATCTCTAAATTTCTGCTGACATAGACTTGCAATAAACTTTTCTTTGCAATGACCAGGTCTTTGGCCCTCCATACAGACTCTATAAAACcgtgtttcttttctctctaaGCTACCCTCTCCTCCTCCGCCTCCTCCTCCCGGACCCCTTAAAAATGGCCAAAAACCAACACTCACTAGCTACAATAATCCACCTCTAAACATCACTTGTACCACTATGAAAGTAGTATCGTACCATCCCACAAACCATTTTTTCTATGGCTTGTGATTTGTTTAACCTTCATCTCTTTTCCTACCTCatatttctttctcctttcaTTCCATTCGTTTTTTCACTCTCAACCGTGTCAATATCTCAAGTTTCTAACCAAACATTGGTGTGTGCATTAACACCTGCCCGTGATACCAAACAGCACTCTTTTCTAAACTGTTCACGTTTTCCTGGCGGAATCCAAAACCCCTTGAATCCTCGTACTTCTTTTTCAGCTATAGTTGGTGGAGAGGGATTCCTCTGTGGTCTAATATCCTTGCCTTCGTCTCCTAATAATTCAACTTTGGTTTGTTGGAGATTCTCAGTTATTGGTCCAAACATGCCCTACAAGAGAGTTTATCATGGCCTGGCTCTCAGTCAACTGGAAGCAGGAAAATCTTTTGCCTGTGGCCTAATTAATGTCACTAATCGCCTCGAATGCTGGCCGCGGCGAAAGTTCAACTCTAGCAGTATTTCTCAGGGATTATCAAGTATTGCTGTTGGTGATGATTTCGTGTGTGGGATATCGGAATCCGGGAGTATTACTTGTGGAGGAAATATTAATAATCCTAAGGGGAACTATTGTGCTATTGCTGCCGGGTCTAGGCATGCTTGTGCTATAAATTCCCATCATGGGATGCATTGCTGGGGAAGTATGGCGCCTGACGAGAAGCCGGAAGGTGAGTTCATATCAATGGCCTTGGGGGAGAACCGTAGTTGCGCTCTGCGGACTAATGAAACAATAGTTTGCTGGGGGCAAGATAATTTTAGTTTGCCGGAGAGGTTAAAGGAGACTTCTTTTATTGCTATTGAAGCGAAGATAAATGTTTTCTGTGGAGTTGAGAAATCAACTTCGTCCTTGTATTGTTGGGGTAATGAGATTTTCAACTCCAATTTACCGGTATTTGAGAAAGTATTGCCGGGCCCCCATAGAAATGATTGTCCTGATGCTTTCTTAGAAGGATCTGGCGGATCGTGCCCCCAAAGCCTAAATATTTTCCAGCATTCTAAGAGCAATAGCAATTGTACTCCACCTCCGGCCGCACCGCCTCCAACGCCAGAACGCCATCAAGGGAGGCGAAGGAGGTGTAATAAATGGAGCGACAAAATAATAGCTTTTTTTGTGGTGGGATGTGGAGGATCCCTCGTTCTATTGCTAGTCATTGGGTTCTTCCTCTTCAAGTATTGCAAGTGCAGAGGCTGCCGGATCCATGATTCCGGCCGCTTGGATGGTGCCGGGACAGGAGCCCATGTTGAACAGGGTGGTGCTCCTAGCCGACCTCAAGCCCCTCGAACTGAACAAGCATCGCCAGTCTTAGAGAAGCGGCTAAGCGAGCTGGCTAGCATGGGAAATGCAGGTCACTTGGAGCAATTCTCTTTCCAAGTTCTACTTAAAGCCACCAACAATTTCTCACGGGATAAAAGAATTGGCACTGGAAGCTTTGGTTCAGTTTATCAGGGCACATTAGACGATGGGTGCGAAGTAGCTATCAAACGAGCTGAAATATCAAACACTTGCTCATACTCTGTTGGAAAAAGGCGTCAAGAGGACAGGGACGTTGCATTTATCAATGAGCTTGAATCCCTTTCAAGACTTCATCACAAGAATCTTGTAAGTTTGCTGGGATTCTGCGAAGACAGTAATGAGCTGTTACTAGTCTACGAGTATATGAACAATGGCACCCTCCATGACCACCTCCATAAGCTTGAAATTTCACCCTTAATGTCATGGACAGCACGCATCAAGGTTGCGCTAGATGCAGCCCGCGGCGTCGAGTACCTTCACAGGTACGCAGTGCCACCAGTCATCCACCGAGATATCAAGTCATCAAACATATTGCTTGACTCCACGTGGACTGCCAAGGTGTCTGATTTCGGCCTGTCTTTGATGGGTCCTGAAGATGAAAAGTCACACCTTTCGCTTCTCGCAGCCGGGACGGTAGGTTACATGGACCCAGAATATTATATACTCCAGCAGCTGAGCACGAAGAGCGATGTGTACAGTTTTGGGGTGGTGTTGATGGAGATACTGTCGGGGTACAAGGCCATACACAAGAACGAGAATGGGGAGCATAGGAATGTGGTTGATCTTGTTGTTCCCTACATTGTCCAAGAAGAAATCCATCGAGTTTTAGACTCGAGAGTGCCGCCACCAACACCATTTGAAATAGAGGCAGTGATACGCACAGGGTACTTAGCGGTAGACTGTGTTACACTTGCAGGTCGAGAACGGCCATCCATGACTGATGTTGTAAGTAGCCTAGATAGAGCACTGGCTGCGTGCTTGCCGCACCCATCTTCGCTTTCGCGGTCCACAACCGGGTCTTCAACCGGGTCTTTGATATGAGAGACTAAAACCGAAAGCTTTGATCACGTATATAACAAGTGCCCGGCATCAAGAACCTGCCATGAAATGGTCCTCTACTTTTGTGTATAGTACTGGTCTCAGCCATTTCTTTCAAACACATGGATTTTTTGCTCTTATTTGTTGATCGATTGAGGCAAAAAGTGTATGGTGATGTACGTAACGCAAAATCATTACAGTTTCTTTCCTTCAAGGATTCTTACAACCTTCAGCTTTGAATTTACTTCCTCGTTGCTAGGTCCGGGAGGATAATTCTAAATTTAAGAATCAACACATGATGCACAAAAGAATGGAATCAACTTTTTCCAACGCGCCATAACCCCGCCAAGGATTTCAACCCTGTTTTCTTTGCCCAGCAGAATTATTTAGACGTTGTAATTAAAGCTGATTCAAAAGGGTTTTCAGTTTTCTACAAAATAGAGGTAGGTCATAATAATGGAAACGCTTCGCCTTGTGGATCAAAGAAGACTACACTATCAGGACTTGCTGACTGCATGTAAAGATGGGCAAGTACAGGCACCCATCAGCATCCATGAAGTGATCATCCAGAATAGCTATcttttcctagaacattctttaCTCCAGAAAATTCAAACAAGTTTCGACGCCACAAAAATGAACACGTGTCATTATTTGTAAGCACAAGGATACGTTACCCGTAGGCACATAAACCGAGACCAACATATGCAGAATATGCAACGCCTTGCTTACCAGCGTTAAGTAAATTATTCGTCCTTGGGAAAGAATTGCTTGAAGAGCAGCTTCATGaagttgtttaattttttcccaCTGTATTTTAGCGACTAAAACACAAGTTTTTGCACAGTTCTATTGGTTTCCATACAAATGAAATCCAAAAGTTACACTTcaaagaataatttaataagAATAACCAAATAGAGTAGTCAAGCATGTGGTAGCTctaggaaagagaaaagaagggcaCTTACTCCGCGTTTGGCTTCTTGGTTGAAACCACATTTCAACCAGATAAAAACATCAATTGGTTTCAACCAGAAAAGCGtcaaattgatgtttttcaTGTGGTTGAAATCACGTTTCAGCCAAACTAAGCCACGCTACTTGAGCATTTCTTGAGGTTGAGGTATATAAACCTGACAGAATGGGCTGAAAAAAACAAGGGCTGAACAACTATACCAGTTTTCACAATTCCAGATTCCTGGATATTGGTTATACACCAGCTCTTCCCTCCATCTATGCAGCCAGAGATCCTGAAGTCAACTTCTGATCCTCAAATAGTTTTGTGAGAGCATCATCAATTTGTGCAAACACATCTTCTTTGGGAACATTTCCATTTacctaaaatcaataaaatggcCCTCCAACTTAGatttaataatagttttataCCAGTTGCATGATCCACTAAATCAGACACCAGttcttcccttctttttttctctttattgatGATAATCTAATCAATCAATAAGCAGATATCCCTCCCTCATAAAGGACATGCAAGACAAATTGCTTTTGCATAACTCAAAATAATACAGAACAActcttttcattttactttttatttcatattgttatttagcacaaaaaaaaaaaaagcagaaaagaaaCCCAGCAATTATTGCTGGCATCAAATTAGTCACAGTAAAAATATGGTTACACTAGAACACTAGCACTAATATCTACCAACAATATCGTATACTTGTTGGGTGTTTCCTAGTAGCCTCAGCATCAACTTATCATAAGCTGTTCAACACAATGAATTATTCACAAAATAGTGACAACTGATATCATTAGGATAGCTGGGATGAAATGGTAGAGTAGTCAATTGAACCCACACACCGaaataatatacatatatatatatatatatatatagagagagagagagagagagattttgtcACATGCCTTGAGTGCAATGTCTTCATACATTGAAAGTACTGCCTCCACATTTTGATGATGAGTTTGCAAGCGCAACTTCACCTAAATAAAGCCatatgaaaaggaaaacaaatatcATCACTTGGCAATATTGATCCAAAGCGCTTACTGAAGCCACAAAGAAGACAGAATCCTCTAAAGTAATAAGATGTACACAGATTAGTTCTGAACATGCCTTTTCTTCGGTGTCATCAAATCGTTGGGTGAGCCTGGCAGCAATTTCTTCAGTCTCAGGGGGGGAATACTTCAGGTGGTATATCTTCCCTGTAACAGGATCTAATCTACGTCCAACCACTCTTTCAACAAGAATCTCTTCGTTGACCTGCAAATCAGTATTCATGAGATTGGCTGAAGGGGAAAACTCAATCTTAATATTTAGAGTTTGAAATCTACCCAAGAATGTGAGGATACATCAGGGCCattaaattgataaatcaattctttcttcttcatgaTCATCTTCTTTTAGTTTGACTTCGATAAAGTAtcctatattattttaaagttacaCGAAAATCAACAAAGTAGCCACCGAGAAGAATATCAGCATGCAAGTTCACATTGTCCTCTTCCTAGCCAGATAATGGAATGTAACAGATAACATGCCAGCAGCAACCAGAATTCTTACTTCTAGGACAATAAAAAGATCAGGTCGGAAGCCAAATTCTTTCAGAGCAGTTGCCTGTGATAAGCTCCTTGGGTATCCATCCAAAAGCCAACCATTTTCTTGAGAGTCTGGCTGCAGCAGACGGTCCTTCACCATCTACAAGATCAGATGATTGAATGAACAATATGAAATGCCTCGAAAGGAAGGGAAGTGAGGGGGAGGGGGGGAATTACACCATGCCTACCATGACAACTATTTCATTTGGGACCAACTGTCCTTTCTCCATGTATTCCTTTGCTCGCTTCCCATTTTCACTCCCTGAAGCAATTTCTGCCCTCAGCAGGTCTCCAGCAGCAATATGCACCAAACCATACTGCATTTATGAGGATGACTTGTTGAATCTGTTTTTTCCTCACCAGCAATTGCAAATTGAGAAATCAAGCAGAAAATGCTTTAACTTCTATCA
Protein-coding sequences here:
- the LOC118035495 gene encoding serine/threonine-protein kinase-like protein CCR4, whose product is MACDLFNLHLFSYLIFLSPFIPFVFSLSTVSISQVSNQTLVCALTPARDTKQHSFLNCSRFPGGIQNPLNPRTSFSAIVGGEGFLCGLISLPSSPNNSTLVCWRFSVIGPNMPYKRVYHGLALSQLEAGKSFACGLINVTNRLECWPRRKFNSSSISQGLSSIAVGDDFVCGISESGSITCGGNINNPKGNYCAIAAGSRHACAINSHHGMHCWGSMAPDEKPEGEFISMALGENRSCALRTNETIVCWGQDNFSLPERLKETSFIAIEAKINVFCGVEKSTSSLYCWGNEIFNSNLPVFEKVLPGPHRNDCPDAFLEGSGGSCPQSLNIFQHSKSNSNCTPPPAAPPPTPERHQGRRRRCNKWSDKIIAFFVVGCGGSLVLLLVIGFFLFKYCKCRGCRIHDSGRLDGAGTGAHVEQGGAPSRPQAPRTEQASPVLEKRLSELASMGNAGHLEQFSFQVLLKATNNFSRDKRIGTGSFGSVYQGTLDDGCEVAIKRAEISNTCSYSVGKRRQEDRDVAFINELESLSRLHHKNLVSLLGFCEDSNELLLVYEYMNNGTLHDHLHKLEISPLMSWTARIKVALDAARGVEYLHRYAVPPVIHRDIKSSNILLDSTWTAKVSDFGLSLMGPEDEKSHLSLLAAGTVGYMDPEYYILQQLSTKSDVYSFGVVLMEILSGYKAIHKNENGEHRNVVDLVVPYIVQEEIHRVLDSRVPPPTPFEIEAVIRTGYLAVDCVTLAGRERPSMTDVVSSLDRALAACLPHPSSLSRSTTGSSTGSLI
- the LOC118035494 gene encoding adenylate kinase, chloroplastic — protein: MAATSSCSLNLGVKGKGKPEQPFSSSQSSQLLFSSNLSFAYNNTKYCLSLHSHQTLLSACLTKTKNSAFVVASAKPEHLKIMISGAPASGKGTQCELITKKYGLVHIAAGDLLRAEIASGSENGKRAKEYMEKGQLVPNEIVVMMVKDRLLQPDSQENGWLLDGYPRSLSQATALKEFGFRPDLFIVLEVNEEILVERVVGRRLDPVTGKIYHLKYSPPETEEIAARLTQRFDDTEEKVKLRLQTHHQNVEAVLSMYEDIALKACDKISLSLSLYIYIYIYMYIISVCGFN